The Eubacterium sp. MSJ-33 genomic sequence TTTTTCTATAGAATTTATACAAAAAACTTATGTGAGCAGGCACAAGATTTAATAGAAAAAAAATTGGTAATTTCTTGTAAAAAATGAAAAAGAGTGCCGTTTAAACGACCAAGTATGCCAGATGGGTTGTTTTATATAAGAAATCCCGTATGAATTTTGTAATCCATACGGGATTTCTTATTTATCGGCATTTATATTTTACATATTCTCTTAACACGCTGAGCAATCTGTATGGCAGTCAATCCGCATTGTTCCAGCTGATATGTGTAAGTTCCTGGTGGAATAAACCGATCTTCTATACCTATAATTTCAATTGGTGCATGTTGTTTCATTTTACACAAGCATTCGGCGACTGCCGATCCAAGTCCACCATAAATACTATGTTCTTCTACAGTCACAATATGTTTACTTTTTGCAGCATACTTTTTTATGGTATCTGCATCCAATGGTTTAATTGTATGCATATTTATGACCGTCGAAGAAATCCCATCTGCCTGCAAAAATTCTGCTGCTTTAAGAGTCTGTGCTACCATTGAACCCGTAGCAACAAAACAAATATCGTCACCTTCTCTCAGGCAAACCGCCTTACCTATCTCAAACTCATAATCCCCATTATATACAATTGGAGTATTTACCGGACCTGTTAATCGTATATACGTCGGCTCCTTTGTTTCTGCCGCCGCCAGAAAGCACTTCACCATTTCCATGCAATCAGCCGGTGATACAACCACTATATTAGGAAGTGCGCGCATAAACGCAACATCCTCAACGCTCATATGTGTAGCCCCCAAAATTCCGGCGCCAAATCCCGCTGTCAATCCTATCAGCTTTACAGGAAGCTTCATATATGCCATATTCACTCGCACTTGATCTGCACATCTAGAAGTTGCAAAGCTGGCATATGTATTAACAAATGGGATAAATCCTTCCTTTGCAAATCCACCCGCTGCACCCACCATATTCTGCTCTGCAATACCAAAATTATACAAACGATCAGGGAATTGTCGATGGAATCTCTCCAATCCCGAGAAAAAACAAAGATCCGCAGTCAACATCAATACCTTTTCATTTGTGTTTCCCAATTCTATTGCAGCTTCGCCCAAAGCACCGCTCGGACCAAGTCGCGACCAAATCCTTGCATTTCTTGATGTCATCTCAATCATAAACCTTTTCCAACCTCTTCCATTGCCTGTTGATACTGCTGTTGTGATAACCTTGCATTATGGAATCTCCAATTATTCTCCATAAAGGAAACTCCTTTTCCCTTTATTGTCTCTGCTAAAATCACAAATGGCTTTTTGGGCTTTTTGTTATACGCTTGGAGCAAAGCGGTTATATCATGTCCATCTACTTTCATCACATCCCAACCAAAGCTCTTCCATTTTTCCTCCATCGGACACATATTCATAATATCATCTGTATAACCATCATACTGGATCCGATTTATATCGACAATTGCCACTACATTATCAAGCATAAAATGTGCCGCACTCGCCGCTGCCTCCCACACAGCTCCCTCATCGCATTCTCCATCGCCTAAAAACACAAAAACACGTGACTCATTGTTCCTCTTCCTTTTTAATGCCAATGCCGTCCCAACGCCAAGCGATAATCCCTGTCCTAAACTCCCACTTGCATATTCAATACCCGGCAATCCATTTAAAGAAGGATGTCCGGATAATTTAGATCCATTTTTCTTGAATTCCTTTAGACAATCTTCCGAAATAATCCCTGCCTCAACCAACGCAGGATAAAGTGCCAAAGCTGCATGTCCTTTACTCAATATCACGCGGTCTCTGCCTTCCCATTCCGGGTTTGCGGGATCATAACGAAGAACACCACAATATAATGCTGCCAGCATTTCTGCCATCGACAGACTCCCGCCTAGATGCGCGCCTATATTTCCAGTCTCATAAGTCATCTGAATTATATTTTTCCTGATATTCATTGCCGCTTTCCGACATCTCTCTATCATAGCTTAAATTCCCCCGTCTACACGAATGATCTGCCCTGTCATATAGCTTGAAAGATCGCTTCCAAGAAATGCAATAACATTTGCGATTTCCTCCGGTTTTCCCGCTCTTTTCATAATCGTATTTTCCAAAACGCGTTCCTTCAGCGATTTCTCTATTTGATCTCCCATATCTGTATCGCAGACTCCCGGAGCTATTGCATTTACGCGAATACCATACTGCCACAGTTCATGTGCAAGTTGTCTTACTCCACCTAAGATAGCTGCCTTACTCGCCGCATATTCATACTGTGCCGGTACTCCATCCAACGCAGCCACCGATGCAATTTGAATAATGCTTCCACTATGATTTCTGCTCATCAACCTTGAAATATACTGGGTCATTAACGTTGTCCCCCAAAAATTCACATCAAATACATGCTTCATCTTTTCTATAGAAGACATCTGAAAACTAGTGCTGGCGTCTGCAACCCCTGCAAGATTAACCAAAATATCAATCTGTTTGCTCTGTTTGCGAATTAATTTAATTCCTTCTTTAATCGTAGCTTCGTCAACTACATCAAAATAAACCGGAAATATTCGAACATCGTTTTCCTGTGCCAATATCTCCAGCTCCTGTTCAAAGCCTTCATCCTGTGTCCTTGCACAAGCGAAAATGTCTGCACCGTTTTTTGCAAATATTTCTACTGTCTTTTTCCCTATTCCTCGTCTAGCTCCTGTTATTACCGCCGTTTTTCCTTGTAACATATCAACTGACTCCTCTATATCCCAACTCTTATGGTTCTTGTCAAGCACTCCATAATATTATAACCATCCCATATTAATTCAAAATCCATTGTCTTTCCAATCGGAACTATTCGATCCACACCCTTAATTCCAGACAGAAGCAGTTTAGTAAGATTTTTCCGGTCACCCAAATAGCCGATTGTCTGGCAATGTGTATTATCACACAAATTTCGAATCTCCATAATATCGTCGCAATCATACTCAAAGAAAAATCCCGAATGGCTCTTCCACTGCATCAGCGAAGCATCCACATTATTTACATGCATCCGCGTAATATAATTGTCTCCCATGTCTATGAGTTCTGCCTTTTCTAGTCCGATTGCTGCCAGGTAACTGTTTGTCAGCTTATTAATACCCATAATCGGCTGAAATTGATATTTTTCCTTCACAAGCTTGTGCTCATACTCCCAAAACAGCTGTTTAGCCTCTTCCTTTTTAGTACCAAGCCAAATCAAAACACTTGGGCTTGTACACGCATTTTGGTCAGAAAGATAGGTGTCATTATAAAAATCCTGTGCAAACGCTTTTTTCTTTTCCAGATTCATATAAACATCACTATCAATCACTGCCAATGAATATCTGTCAGCAAATGTGATTTCCACCGTTCTCGGTCTGATTGGTGATTGACGAATCTCCGAGATTGTAGCATCCCCGCCCCAAATTACTCGTACATCTGCTATTTGAGAAAACCAATCATTTACAGCCTTGTCATGTCCGTACTGTACAAGGCATACATATGGTTTTACATCCTCAAATGTCCGCAGACACGCATTCAATACATCATTTATTATCCTAACTTGTGGAAATTCCTTTGAAGGGACCCGGACAATACAAGCATTTCCGGTAAGCAGACCTGCTACCATAGAATACGCATAATTAACCGCAACATTCGATGGCGCAATATGAAAGGTTATCCCACGGCCTACATGAATATCGCCATCTTTATCCACAAACTTTCTCTTCAGCTCTGTTAAATGTGCCTTTCGAATCCAAAATGCAAACGTCACAATATCAGGATATGCTTTTGCCTCTGATGAGGCGAGCAAAGACTTAGATACCATATTCAAATAATCTACAACCAAGTCCGAAAAAGGCTCTAAAACAGGAATCCGTGTCATTCTCTTAACTAACAGTGCATCTCCAACCAAAAATTGTACGCTGTCCAATACAGATATATCATTTTCACTTACTAAATTCTGCTGCATAGGTATCACTACACCCCCGTATTTCAGCATTTTTCAGCCGTCCGAATACTTTAAAATATTTTCCTTTTCTCCCACACGGGCAATCATCCTCCCCCAATAGCATCCCCTCATCCTCCGTAATCAAGGAATGGCCCGGATAAGACTCGGGAATCGTTGATATAACCTGAATAATCCCCCTCTCTCCTATTTCACAAAGAGAAAAGTCTTCCGGTCTGCGAACCAACACATCCGAAAAAATACTTGCGTGCAAATGCCCACATTCACACTGCATATAAATACATCCGGTCTGTTCTACCATACCATAATAATCATGCACATCTGACAAGCCACACACTTCCCCCAACCGCTCTCGAAATTGCTCAGGTCTAACCGCTTCATGAATCAGCTTCTTCCAACCGCCTCCATGAATCAACACAGCATTCGATAGATCAAACAAAATACCCTGCTCCTTCAAGCGTAACAGTTCCTTATAAAAATACTGCCATATCATAAATGTGAATCCAAAAAGCAGAATTTTTTGACCTGCATATTTCTCTAAAAAAGCGCGAAGCCCTTCGACATCCAACTCCATATTGTCATTCAGGGCATAGATTATCTTTGACCCAAACATAGAAAAGCCTAAAATACCAGCCCCTCTCGCAGAAAACATAGTTCGATTTTTCAATACAGATGGACAATCCAGAATAATCATCGGCATCCTGCCGGAACCTGTAAATTCATTTACAATCTTCACCATCGTCTTTTGCTGATTCGAAGCAGTTGTACGATCCAAATATATCCGGGAAACGGCCTGTCCGGTCGTGCCGGATGACGTCATAGTCTTTACAATCAATTCATCCGATACACTCTTTAGACTAAGTTCCTTGAATAATCGAACAGGAAGAAAAGGAAGCTGCTCATATGTCTCAACTCGGCAGGCATCAAATTGTAAGCTCTGCAGGATTTTTGCATATTCTGCACAATTCTTTTTATGAAATTCTGTAAGCTCTGTTAATCTTTGTGTTAAAAGCTTCTGCTTTTGTGATTTTTCCAAAGAAAACGGAGATATATTCAACAACTCTTTATAGTCCATTTTTATTCGGCTCCCACTATCAAACTGATTAACTGTAATATTTTGTCAACTCATTATATAAAGTTTTTCCGGCATCATTTTTCGGTATCGCACCTATCACGATCGTCTTAAAGGCTGCCGGATTTAGTTTTGTCATATCTGCTATAAATGCCCGAACCGGATCTGCATATGCTGCATCGGTTACGAATAAATACATATGATCATCCACCCCTGCGCTTGCACATTCTATACCAAAGTGCCCTTTAATCAATCGATCAATCTCGTCGAGATTGACCCGATTTCCATAAATCTTAAGAAATCGTTTTTTTCTGCCAACAATATAATAATACCCGTCTTCATCCATCCGAGCCATATCGCCGGTCTGCAGAATACCGTTGCGTTCATCCCCCTTCGCCAAATCATCAACACACTCTGCGTATCCAAGTGTAACATTTGGCCCCTCATAAACAAGTTCTCCTGTGACTTGCGGTATAGTCACATCATTTCCTTTTACATCAATCAAACGAAAACGCCCACCCGGAATTGCAATTCCCATAGAACCACACTTTTCCAAAGCTTTATCGGCCGGCAGATATCCCATACGTGCTGTTGCCTCACACTGACCATACATAATAACAAGCTTCTTATGCATTGTTTCTGCATATTCTGCGAATTTCT encodes the following:
- a CDS encoding acyl-CoA reductase, whose translation is MQQNLVSENDISVLDSVQFLVGDALLVKRMTRIPVLEPFSDLVVDYLNMVSKSLLASSEAKAYPDIVTFAFWIRKAHLTELKRKFVDKDGDIHVGRGITFHIAPSNVAVNYAYSMVAGLLTGNACIVRVPSKEFPQVRIINDVLNACLRTFEDVKPYVCLVQYGHDKAVNDWFSQIADVRVIWGGDATISEIRQSPIRPRTVEITFADRYSLAVIDSDVYMNLEKKKAFAQDFYNDTYLSDQNACTSPSVLIWLGTKKEEAKQLFWEYEHKLVKEKYQFQPIMGINKLTNSYLAAIGLEKAELIDMGDNYITRMHVNNVDASLMQWKSHSGFFFEYDCDDIMEIRNLCDNTHCQTIGYLGDRKNLTKLLLSGIKGVDRIVPIGKTMDFELIWDGYNIMECLTRTIRVGI
- a CDS encoding LuxE/PaaK family acyltransferase, with the protein product MDYKELLNISPFSLEKSQKQKLLTQRLTELTEFHKKNCAEYAKILQSLQFDACRVETYEQLPFLPVRLFKELSLKSVSDELIVKTMTSSGTTGQAVSRIYLDRTTASNQQKTMVKIVNEFTGSGRMPMIILDCPSVLKNRTMFSARGAGILGFSMFGSKIIYALNDNMELDVEGLRAFLEKYAGQKILLFGFTFMIWQYFYKELLRLKEQGILFDLSNAVLIHGGGWKKLIHEAVRPEQFRERLGEVCGLSDVHDYYGMVEQTGCIYMQCECGHLHASIFSDVLVRRPEDFSLCEIGERGIIQVISTIPESYPGHSLITEDEGMLLGEDDCPCGRKGKYFKVFGRLKNAEIRGCSDTYAAEFSK
- a CDS encoding SDR family NAD(P)-dependent oxidoreductase: MLQGKTAVITGARRGIGKKTVEIFAKNGADIFACARTQDEGFEQELEILAQENDVRIFPVYFDVVDEATIKEGIKLIRKQSKQIDILVNLAGVADASTSFQMSSIEKMKHVFDVNFWGTTLMTQYISRLMSRNHSGSIIQIASVAALDGVPAQYEYAASKAAILGGVRQLAHELWQYGIRVNAIAPGVCDTDMGDQIEKSLKERVLENTIMKRAGKPEEIANVIAFLGSDLSSYMTGQIIRVDGGI
- a CDS encoding transketolase family protein, with the translated sequence MIEMTSRNARIWSRLGPSGALGEAAIELGNTNEKVLMLTADLCFFSGLERFHRQFPDRLYNFGIAEQNMVGAAGGFAKEGFIPFVNTYASFATSRCADQVRVNMAYMKLPVKLIGLTAGFGAGILGATHMSVEDVAFMRALPNIVVVSPADCMEMVKCFLAAAETKEPTYIRLTGPVNTPIVYNGDYEFEIGKAVCLREGDDICFVATGSMVAQTLKAAEFLQADGISSTVINMHTIKPLDADTIKKYAAKSKHIVTVEEHSIYGGLGSAVAECLCKMKQHAPIEIIGIEDRFIPPGTYTYQLEQCGLTAIQIAQRVKRICKI
- a CDS encoding transketolase, which translates into the protein MIERCRKAAMNIRKNIIQMTYETGNIGAHLGGSLSMAEMLAALYCGVLRYDPANPEWEGRDRVILSKGHAALALYPALVEAGIISEDCLKEFKKNGSKLSGHPSLNGLPGIEYASGSLGQGLSLGVGTALALKRKRNNESRVFVFLGDGECDEGAVWEAAASAAHFMLDNVVAIVDINRIQYDGYTDDIMNMCPMEEKWKSFGWDVMKVDGHDITALLQAYNKKPKKPFVILAETIKGKGVSFMENNWRFHNARLSQQQYQQAMEEVGKGL